One region of Termitidicoccus mucosus genomic DNA includes:
- a CDS encoding WcaF family extracellular polysaccharide biosynthesis acetyltransferase, producing the protein MIDFSRFRNPEFHRGAPRWKEVLWWIVRSLLFAPWFPLPSSMKVAVLRVFGAKVGRKVVIRSRVNITFPWRLEIGDHVWIGDDVFILSLDRVKIGSHVCISQGAFFCTGSHDHRKDTFDLITAPISIGDRSWVAARAFIGPGVTAGPDVVIGAGAVVVRDVPEGMAAYGSPARLRPAR; encoded by the coding sequence ATGATCGATTTTTCCCGTTTTCGGAATCCGGAATTCCACCGGGGAGCGCCCCGCTGGAAAGAAGTCCTGTGGTGGATTGTGCGCAGCCTCCTGTTCGCCCCGTGGTTCCCGTTGCCCTCCTCCATGAAGGTGGCGGTGCTGCGCGTCTTCGGCGCGAAAGTGGGACGGAAGGTGGTGATCCGCAGCCGGGTGAATATTACCTTCCCTTGGCGGCTGGAAATCGGCGATCATGTCTGGATTGGCGACGATGTTTTCATTCTCAGTCTCGACCGGGTGAAAATCGGTTCGCATGTGTGCATTTCCCAAGGGGCCTTTTTCTGCACAGGATCTCACGACCATCGGAAAGACACCTTCGATCTCATCACCGCGCCCATCTCCATAGGTGACCGGAGCTGGGTTGCCGCAAGGGCGTTCATCGGTCCCGGAGTAACGGCTGGGCCGGATGTGGTGATCGGAGCAGGCGCGGTCGTGGTCAGGGATGTCCCCGAAGGAATGGCCGCCTATGGGAGTCCGGCACGGCTTCGTCCGGCTCGATAA
- a CDS encoding acyltransferase translates to MKDGPFDGDISDASNRRNANLDLLRAAAIVAVVFFHVCQMSPVPLTRLMNVASFGQYGVDLFFVLSGWLIGGLYWKEYNKFGNIDIGRFWLRRWLRTIPPYLIALLLSWLAVWMSREEPFDLGYLIFIQNYYDNIPFFLVSWSLCIEEHFYLFVPLISIPFLGRGKFLSIFFISLLLIPLVCRIVYYITHVEGRVPVFGFELTATHLRMEGLLLGFWLSRLAIAHPAVWLRDSPVALWGSIAIGIGFIFAVIAGSWLVYCLGFSALAWTLALLLFFLQGRKPGRLATSRIVYLIALASYSVYLTHALMIHVARIIVQKIPNEFWPVYFPLAIVLIVFSGGAFYWMVERASIRLRDRWVPRRSKGFCVKGQFSARAHQHCP, encoded by the coding sequence ATGAAAGATGGTCCTTTTGACGGTGATATTTCCGATGCCTCCAATAGGCGTAATGCAAATCTTGATTTGCTACGAGCTGCGGCAATAGTCGCTGTTGTCTTTTTTCATGTCTGTCAAATGTCACCTGTCCCGTTGACGAGGCTCATGAACGTGGCGTCGTTTGGACAATATGGAGTTGATTTATTTTTTGTTTTGAGTGGATGGCTAATTGGCGGTCTTTATTGGAAGGAGTATAATAAATTTGGTAATATCGATATAGGTAGATTCTGGTTGCGCCGGTGGTTGAGAACTATTCCTCCCTATTTGATTGCCCTCTTATTATCATGGTTGGCAGTATGGATGTCGCGCGAAGAACCGTTTGACTTGGGATATCTTATTTTTATTCAAAATTATTATGATAACATTCCCTTCTTTTTAGTCAGTTGGTCGCTTTGCATAGAGGAGCACTTTTATCTTTTCGTACCTCTTATTTCGATACCGTTTCTGGGGCGAGGCAAATTTTTATCGATATTCTTTATTTCTCTTCTGCTGATTCCTCTGGTTTGTCGGATCGTATATTATATAACTCACGTGGAAGGAAGGGTGCCGGTGTTTGGTTTTGAATTGACTGCTACGCATTTACGCATGGAAGGGTTGCTGTTGGGGTTTTGGCTTTCACGTCTGGCTATTGCTCATCCGGCAGTGTGGCTCAGAGATTCGCCAGTGGCCTTATGGGGAAGTATTGCGATTGGCATTGGTTTTATATTTGCTGTAATCGCTGGATCATGGTTGGTGTATTGTTTGGGGTTTTCAGCTCTGGCTTGGACGTTGGCATTACTATTGTTTTTTCTCCAAGGTAGGAAACCGGGGCGACTGGCAACATCTCGGATTGTTTATTTAATTGCCCTGGCTTCATATTCAGTTTATCTGACTCATGCGTTGATGATCCATGTGGCTCGAATTATCGTGCAGAAAATTCCCAATGAATTTTGGCCAGTCTACTTTCCGCTGGCGATAGTTTTGATAGTCTTTTCTGGCGGAGCTTTCTATTGGATGGTTGAGCGCGCTTCAATTAGATTGCGAGATCGTTGGGTGCCTCGACGATCCAAGGGATTTTGCGTTAAAGGACAATTTTCGGCAAGAGCACACCAACACTGCCCATGA
- a CDS encoding glycosyltransferase family 4 protein, which yields MIVFLNRFYHPSTTATGQLLTDLAEGLVARGHAVRVVTSRHDASLPGDETHNGVRIHRIATPARRRGFARITEFLAFHVAASRRLSGMLNSDDTVVALTDPPLVGVTAAQACRASGARLVHWVQDIYPELLAAAGGGWPALPLVALLRLRRDRAWRDAARCVTLGGDMAALLRARGVSADRLTVIPNWAPSGLAPSPPEDTAAMRARWGLGGRFIVAYSGNLGRVHDLDVCLRVAEALRRDSRFAFVFIGEGARKSQLQRAVAARGLENVVFRPHESRQHLAASLAAADAHWVTLRGSCGSLVFPSKLYGIAAVGRPVLFAGPPDGELARQVTDHRLGIAASPDDTARFVQTLHHWIETPAVCEDAARAALAFARTHDLPSALDAWEEALRLPEQMEDNEDQPQRHKDTEKEGKEKVLLGS from the coding sequence ATGATCGTTTTCCTCAACCGGTTTTACCATCCGTCCACGACGGCCACCGGGCAGCTTCTCACCGACCTCGCCGAAGGGCTGGTCGCACGCGGGCACGCCGTCCGCGTCGTCACCTCGCGGCATGACGCCTCGCTGCCGGGGGACGAAACGCACAACGGCGTTCGTATCCACCGCATCGCTACACCCGCCCGCCGACGCGGTTTCGCCCGGATCACGGAGTTTCTCGCCTTTCACGTCGCCGCGAGCCGTCGGCTTTCCGGCATGCTGAATTCCGACGATACCGTCGTCGCGCTCACCGATCCGCCGCTGGTGGGGGTGACCGCCGCGCAGGCCTGCCGCGCGAGCGGTGCCCGGCTCGTTCACTGGGTGCAGGACATCTATCCCGAACTCCTTGCCGCCGCCGGCGGCGGCTGGCCCGCGCTTCCGCTTGTCGCCCTGCTTCGCCTGCGCCGCGACCGCGCATGGCGCGATGCCGCCCGCTGCGTGACTCTGGGCGGGGACATGGCCGCGTTGCTCCGCGCCCGCGGCGTGTCTGCCGACCGTCTCACGGTCATCCCCAACTGGGCTCCCTCCGGGCTCGCGCCATCGCCTCCGGAGGACACCGCCGCCATGCGCGCGCGATGGGGGCTCGGAGGCCGTTTTATCGTCGCCTACTCCGGCAACCTCGGCCGTGTGCACGATCTCGATGTCTGCCTGCGCGTGGCAGAGGCGCTGCGCCGCGATTCGCGTTTTGCGTTCGTCTTCATCGGTGAAGGCGCGCGCAAATCTCAACTGCAACGTGCGGTCGCGGCCCGCGGTCTGGAGAACGTCGTCTTTCGTCCGCACGAATCGCGGCAGCACCTCGCCGCCTCGCTGGCTGCCGCCGACGCCCACTGGGTGACGCTGCGTGGCAGTTGCGGAAGCCTCGTCTTTCCCAGCAAACTCTACGGCATCGCCGCCGTTGGCCGTCCCGTGCTTTTTGCCGGCCCCCCGGACGGCGAACTCGCCCGCCAGGTCACGGACCATCGGCTCGGCATCGCGGCCTCGCCCGACGATACCGCCCGTTTTGTCCAGACCCTGCATCACTGGATCGAAACTCCCGCCGTCTGCGAGGACGCCGCCCGAGCCGCCCTCGCCTTCGCCCGCACCCACGACCTTCCGTCCGCGCTCGACGCATGGGAGGAGGCCCTGCGCCTGCCCGAACAAATGGAAGACAATGAGGATCAACCACAGAGGCACAAAGACACGGAGAAAGAAGGAAAAGAAAAGGTTTTGCTTGGTTCGTAA
- a CDS encoding NAD-dependent epimerase/dehydratase family protein yields the protein MIPSRKNTITGGAGHIGCHAVRHLEGTDARIVVLDNLSQGHREAGCG from the coding sequence ATCATCCCTTCCCGCAAAAATACCATCACTGGCGGAGCCGGCCATATCGGTTGCCACGCCGTTCGCCATCTGGAGGGCACGGATGCGCGGATTGTCGTCTTGGACAATCTCTCTCAAGGACATCGCGAAGCAGGGTGTGGATGA
- a CDS encoding glycosyltransferase yields MRILHIIPSLSPVHGGPSAALPLMERALSAAGVIVETVTTDDDGPGRRNGKPPVTALTENGVVRRYFRKRTEFYKVSPALGKWVRCEVKSYDLVHVHALFSHTSLAAARAARRAGVPYVIRPLGVLNHYGMTRRRARLKRLSFRWLESPLLRDAAAVHFTSEAEREEAESLGVPLRSAVIPLGVDVPETAADFAARKPWILYLSRIDPKKNIEGLLKAWAGLMAEFRDWKLMMAGDGDVGYVRQMHALAESLKLGERVEWLGRIEGEVKERRFREAGVYVLPSFSENFGIAAVEAMGAGLPCLLGEGVAVAQEAVKAGGCVLTAPDEGNIREGLRALLQDAARRQALGIAARRFALKEYSLEAMGQRLVGLYTRIIEDSGKI; encoded by the coding sequence ATGCGTATCCTCCACATCATACCCTCTCTTTCTCCGGTTCACGGGGGACCGAGTGCGGCTCTGCCTTTGATGGAGCGTGCCTTGTCTGCTGCGGGCGTGATCGTGGAAACGGTTACAACGGACGACGACGGGCCGGGACGGCGGAATGGCAAGCCCCCGGTAACAGCATTGACAGAAAATGGTGTGGTTCGCCGATATTTCCGGAAGCGGACGGAATTCTACAAGGTCTCCCCGGCTTTGGGAAAATGGGTGCGGTGCGAAGTGAAGAGTTACGATCTGGTGCATGTCCATGCTCTGTTTTCCCATACCAGTCTGGCGGCGGCTCGGGCGGCACGGCGGGCAGGCGTGCCGTATGTGATCCGCCCGCTCGGAGTGCTCAACCATTATGGCATGACCCGGCGACGCGCGCGACTGAAGCGGTTGTCCTTTCGCTGGCTGGAGAGCCCCTTGCTTCGCGATGCGGCGGCGGTACATTTCACCAGCGAGGCAGAGCGGGAGGAGGCGGAGAGCCTCGGCGTGCCGCTGCGGTCTGCCGTGATCCCGTTGGGGGTGGATGTACCGGAGACAGCGGCGGATTTCGCGGCAAGGAAGCCGTGGATTTTGTATCTTTCACGAATCGATCCCAAAAAAAACATCGAAGGGTTACTCAAGGCCTGGGCAGGTCTGATGGCCGAATTTCGCGACTGGAAACTGATGATGGCGGGAGATGGGGACGTGGGTTACGTGCGGCAGATGCACGCTCTGGCGGAAAGCCTGAAACTCGGAGAACGTGTCGAGTGGCTGGGGCGGATCGAAGGAGAGGTGAAGGAACGCCGGTTTCGCGAGGCCGGAGTGTATGTGCTGCCTTCGTTTTCGGAAAATTTCGGCATTGCCGCCGTGGAGGCGATGGGCGCGGGATTGCCGTGCCTGCTGGGCGAAGGGGTCGCGGTGGCGCAGGAGGCGGTGAAGGCGGGCGGCTGTGTGCTGACGGCACCGGACGAAGGGAACATTCGGGAAGGGTTGCGGGCGTTGTTGCAGGACGCCGCGCGCCGGCAAGCGCTTGGGATTGCAGCCCGCAGGTTTGCCTTGAAGGAATACAGTCTGGAGGCAATGGGACAACGCCTGGTGGGACTTTATACACGAATCATTGAAGATTCCGGGAAAATATGA
- the asnB gene encoding asparagine synthase (glutamine-hydrolyzing), translated as MCGIAGWIGPEAGWDAEAFRKGLLRRGPDGSGVWQSERATLVHTRLAILDLSEAGAQPMERGRGQEAEGGRRAAVLAFNGEIYNFRELRAKLEAEGERFVSDSDTEVLLCLLVREGEACLSKLAGMFAFCFWDEKTGEALLARDAFGIKPLYYRADGGTLAFASEVRLLQRADDRMDGNALRDYFLWGSVPEPATLSAAVRQIPAGHLLRWKNGKATLEAWQEAGGGRQEAGGMRQWAGVVREALLESMRRHLVSDVPVGIFLSGGIDSTVVLALAREVMGAGADIRTFSIGFEDPAYDESGIARRTAEHFGARHTEWKMTADEGAAEIPAFLEAMDQPSIDGFNTWCVSKLAHREGIKVVLSGLGGDEWFAGYRSFGRLPRFRLAHRLSGPLRPLAARLLETRPAGTPWQRLAAFLRGGGSWLEAYHAQRGIFTDEEAGAITKIFTDRALRSAFQESLSLPVHPREAVSVLEVTRYMRNQLLRDSDVFSMAHGLELRVPLVDVRLAEMLRNIPPEIRLRKGKKLLLEAVPEVPEWVINQPKRGFRFPFQQWIEGRFGELLADAKRQSPVQLETWYRTWAVAAALQQLRSFGAARD; from the coding sequence ATGTGTGGCATTGCAGGATGGATTGGCCCTGAGGCGGGCTGGGATGCGGAGGCTTTCCGCAAGGGCTTGCTTCGGCGCGGGCCGGATGGTTCTGGTGTGTGGCAGAGCGAGCGGGCGACGCTGGTGCACACGAGGCTGGCGATTCTGGATTTGAGCGAGGCCGGAGCGCAGCCGATGGAGAGAGGCAGGGGGCAGGAGGCAGAGGGCGGGCGACGGGCGGCGGTGCTGGCCTTCAATGGGGAGATTTATAATTTCCGCGAACTGCGAGCGAAGCTGGAGGCGGAAGGAGAACGTTTTGTCAGCGATTCGGATACGGAGGTATTGCTATGCTTGTTGGTACGCGAGGGTGAAGCATGCCTGTCGAAGTTGGCGGGGATGTTCGCGTTCTGCTTTTGGGACGAAAAGACGGGAGAGGCGCTGTTGGCGCGGGATGCTTTTGGGATCAAGCCGCTCTATTATCGGGCGGATGGAGGGACACTGGCTTTTGCTTCGGAAGTGCGTTTATTGCAGCGTGCGGACGATAGGATGGATGGAAACGCGCTGCGTGACTACTTTCTCTGGGGCAGCGTGCCGGAACCGGCAACGCTGAGTGCGGCGGTGCGGCAGATACCGGCTGGACATCTGCTACGCTGGAAGAACGGAAAGGCGACGCTGGAAGCATGGCAAGAGGCGGGCGGCGGGAGGCAGGAGGCAGGGGGTATGAGGCAGTGGGCGGGAGTGGTGCGGGAGGCGCTCTTGGAAAGCATGCGGCGGCATCTGGTGAGCGATGTGCCGGTGGGGATCTTCCTGTCGGGAGGGATCGACTCGACGGTGGTGCTGGCGCTGGCGCGCGAGGTGATGGGCGCGGGAGCGGATATCCGTACGTTTTCGATCGGATTCGAAGATCCGGCCTATGATGAATCGGGAATCGCCCGGCGCACGGCGGAGCATTTCGGCGCGCGGCATACGGAGTGGAAAATGACAGCGGATGAAGGCGCCGCGGAAATCCCGGCCTTTCTGGAGGCGATGGATCAGCCCTCGATCGACGGGTTCAATACTTGGTGTGTGTCGAAGTTGGCGCATCGGGAGGGGATAAAAGTAGTCCTGTCCGGCCTGGGAGGAGACGAATGGTTTGCGGGCTATAGGTCGTTCGGCCGGTTACCGCGCTTCCGGCTGGCTCATCGCCTGTCCGGTCCGCTGCGGCCGCTGGCGGCGCGGTTGCTGGAAACGCGTCCGGCGGGCACGCCGTGGCAGCGCTTGGCGGCGTTCTTGCGCGGCGGCGGGTCCTGGCTGGAGGCGTATCATGCCCAGCGGGGGATTTTCACCGACGAAGAGGCTGGGGCGATAACTAAGATATTCACTGACAGAGCGTTGCGATCCGCTTTCCAGGAATCCTTGTCGCTGCCCGTCCACCCCCGCGAGGCGGTGAGTGTGCTGGAGGTGACGCGCTACATGCGAAACCAACTGCTGCGGGACAGCGATGTGTTCTCCATGGCTCACGGATTGGAATTGCGGGTGCCGCTGGTGGATGTCCGGCTCGCGGAAATGCTGCGGAACATTCCGCCGGAAATCCGGCTGCGGAAGGGGAAAAAGTTGCTTCTGGAAGCGGTGCCGGAGGTGCCGGAGTGGGTAATAAATCAGCCGAAGCGGGGTTTCCGGTTTCCTTTTCAGCAATGGATAGAGGGGCGATTCGGGGAATTGCTGGCCGATGCGAAGAGGCAGTCGCCCGTACAGTTGGAGACTTGGTATCGCACCTGGGCGGTGGCGGCGGCCTTGCAACAGCTACGGTCGTTCGGGGCAGCGCGTGACTGA
- a CDS encoding sugar transferase, with protein MRQLRFLKPALALGDCLAVFFCINLVAILRGIAQWQAPLLWPLLVPFLLLFVALHLIDGYNPRTNFVSADYFSLHFLACFAAAIALLLVTFVFVPGVYPLQQSRAVVGLSFLAIAPATLFIRRLLCSRLRRVRSRRRVVYAGAKDVISRETARLQLDLDILYARLGPNDSPDDGRPLLDDLLADISSGRLDVEAVVLYENGCALSPDVLRHLTELYFKGVPTYTLELFHQLYSRKIPLYRLNAIWLFQEGFRLARVPVSNQLKRLSDIVLSLFILILAAPLIAIAAIAIKREDGGPVFFRQQRIGRNRVPFTLYKLRTMRPGPKGGSSPGGGGNYTAKNDSRVTRIGRFLRSSRLDELPQLWNVLKGDMSMIGPRAEWDVLVADYEHSIKCYHFRHLVRPGITGWAQINYPYGASLDDTLRKLEYDLYYIRHFSFLLDATIVIRTVHVILTGKGGR; from the coding sequence ATGAGACAACTCCGATTCCTCAAGCCCGCGCTGGCCCTTGGCGACTGCCTCGCGGTGTTTTTCTGCATCAATCTCGTGGCCATCCTGCGTGGCATCGCCCAGTGGCAGGCTCCATTGCTCTGGCCCCTGCTGGTGCCGTTCCTGCTGTTGTTCGTCGCGCTGCATCTGATCGATGGATACAATCCGCGCACGAATTTTGTCTCCGCCGACTACTTCAGCCTGCACTTCCTCGCCTGTTTCGCCGCCGCCATCGCGCTGCTCCTGGTCACCTTCGTCTTTGTACCCGGTGTTTATCCGTTGCAGCAAAGCCGCGCCGTCGTGGGTCTTTCCTTTCTCGCCATCGCCCCGGCCACGCTGTTCATCCGCAGGCTTCTCTGTTCCAGGCTCCGGCGCGTCCGCTCCAGGCGTCGCGTCGTCTATGCCGGGGCCAAGGATGTCATCTCCAGGGAGACTGCCCGCCTGCAACTCGATTTGGATATCCTCTATGCGCGCCTCGGACCCAACGACAGTCCCGATGACGGACGTCCGCTCCTAGACGACCTCCTCGCCGACATCTCCTCCGGTCGTCTCGATGTCGAAGCCGTCGTCCTGTACGAAAACGGGTGCGCGCTCTCGCCCGACGTGTTGCGGCACCTGACGGAACTTTATTTCAAAGGCGTGCCGACCTACACGCTGGAGCTGTTTCACCAGCTTTACTCGCGCAAGATTCCCCTCTACCGGCTCAACGCCATCTGGCTTTTCCAGGAAGGGTTCAGACTGGCGCGCGTCCCGGTGTCCAATCAACTCAAGCGCCTCAGCGACATCGTCCTCTCGCTGTTCATCCTCATCCTCGCCGCCCCCCTTATCGCCATCGCCGCCATCGCCATCAAACGGGAGGACGGCGGACCCGTATTTTTCAGGCAACAGCGCATCGGCCGCAACCGCGTGCCTTTCACGCTCTACAAACTGCGCACCATGCGCCCCGGCCCGAAAGGCGGAAGCTCGCCCGGAGGGGGCGGCAATTATACGGCAAAAAACGACAGCCGCGTCACCCGCATCGGCCGTTTCCTGCGCTCCAGCCGCCTCGACGAACTCCCGCAGTTGTGGAACGTGCTCAAGGGCGACATGAGCATGATCGGCCCGCGCGCCGAATGGGATGTGCTCGTGGCCGATTACGAGCACAGCATCAAGTGCTATCATTTCCGCCATCTCGTCCGGCCCGGCATCACTGGCTGGGCGCAAATCAATTATCCCTACGGCGCCAGCCTCGACGACACGCTGCGCAAGCTCGAATACGATCTCTACTATATCCGCCATTTTTCGTTCCTGCTCGACGCCACCATCGTGATCCGGACCGTGCATGTCATACTCACCGGCAAGGGCGGACGGTGA
- a CDS encoding class I SAM-dependent methyltransferase translates to MNEEIATDYAYTRADASHTHAYLWASVRRELLRGRGRRVFDLGCGNGSSARHLKGHGFEVTGVDPSETGIEIAKQEDPIMRLELGSAYEDLASHYGTFPVVVSLEVVEHVYSPRKYARCVHDLLEPGGFAIISTPYHGYFKNLALALSGKLDAHFTALWDHGHIKFWSIKTLTTLFAEQGLVLEKVLRVGRFPVLAKSMVLMFRKNE, encoded by the coding sequence ATGAATGAAGAAATCGCCACCGACTATGCTTACACCCGGGCCGACGCATCCCACACTCATGCCTATTTATGGGCGTCGGTGAGGCGGGAGCTTCTGCGGGGGAGGGGACGGCGAGTGTTCGATTTGGGCTGCGGAAATGGCTCTTCCGCCCGCCATTTGAAGGGGCATGGCTTCGAGGTGACCGGGGTCGATCCATCGGAAACCGGCATTGAGATTGCGAAACAAGAGGATCCAATAATGCGCTTGGAATTGGGCAGTGCCTATGAGGATCTGGCTTCGCATTACGGAACCTTTCCCGTTGTAGTTTCCCTGGAGGTTGTTGAACATGTGTATTCACCCAGGAAGTATGCACGTTGCGTCCATGATCTTTTGGAACCGGGTGGCTTCGCAATCATCAGCACGCCTTATCACGGATACTTCAAAAACCTCGCGCTGGCTCTTAGTGGCAAACTTGACGCGCATTTCACCGCTTTGTGGGACCACGGACATATCAAATTCTGGTCGATAAAAACCCTGACAACTTTGTTCGCTGAACAAGGATTGGTTCTCGAAAAGGTTCTGCGCGTGGGGCGTTTCCCGGTATTGGCAAAGTCAATGGTCCTGATGTTTCGTAAAAACGAATGA
- a CDS encoding glycosyltransferase family 2 protein — MNLADITPLILTWNEEPNLRRCLERLRWATRIVVVDSGSTDGTLAIAAEFPQVEVVKRGFDSFAGQCNFGLEQIRTKWVLSMDADYIVANFFSTYVEKLSEKADGYCFPFRYCVYGSPLRATLYPRRTVLYQHKKARYRDDGHGHRVDVQGAISNAEIPIDHDDRKSLSRWLDSQRKYAALEAEKLLSEPRPSGWPDRLRKKIWPAAPAMFFYTLFVKRLILDGWPGLYYVFQRTYAELLLSLELISRKFVSDINRAEMKRG, encoded by the coding sequence ATGAATCTGGCCGACATCACGCCCCTGATCCTGACTTGGAACGAGGAGCCGAACCTGCGCCGTTGCCTGGAGCGGCTGCGTTGGGCGACTCGCATCGTGGTGGTGGATAGCGGAAGCACGGACGGGACGCTGGCCATCGCGGCCGAGTTTCCGCAGGTGGAGGTGGTGAAGCGGGGGTTCGATTCCTTCGCGGGACAGTGTAATTTTGGTTTGGAGCAGATCAGAACGAAATGGGTTCTTTCGATGGATGCGGATTATATTGTTGCAAATTTTTTTTCTACATATGTCGAAAAGCTTTCGGAGAAGGCGGACGGATATTGCTTTCCGTTTCGTTATTGCGTGTATGGCTCTCCGTTGAGAGCAACTTTGTATCCGCGAAGGACGGTGCTCTACCAACACAAGAAAGCTCGTTATAGGGATGATGGGCACGGGCATCGGGTGGATGTGCAGGGAGCGATCAGCAATGCGGAAATTCCGATCGATCACGACGACCGAAAGTCCTTGTCGCGCTGGCTTGATTCCCAACGGAAATATGCTGCGCTGGAGGCGGAAAAGTTGCTCTCGGAGCCACGGCCATCGGGCTGGCCGGACCGGTTGCGCAAGAAAATCTGGCCGGCCGCGCCCGCCATGTTTTTTTACACGCTCTTTGTTAAACGCCTGATCCTCGATGGCTGGCCGGGGCTTTATTATGTTTTTCAACGAACCTACGCTGAGTTGTTGCTCTCGCTGGAGCTGATCAGTAGAAAATTCGTGTCTGATATTAATCGTGCCGAAATGAAAAGAGGTTGA
- a CDS encoding class I SAM-dependent methyltransferase, producing the protein MDRSSRVFDLGCGNDALARHLKKRGHRVTDIDPSESEIAFAWKAPSQNQIHHE; encoded by the coding sequence TTGGACCGATCGAGCCGGGTTTTTGATCTCGGATGCGGGAATGACGCCTTGGCCAGGCACCTGAAGAAACGAGGCCATAGGGTGACCGATATCGATCCCTCGGAGAGTGAAATCGCCTTCGCCTGGAAAGCTCCCAGCCAGAATCAAATTCACCATGAATGA